From Amphiura filiformis chromosome 20, Afil_fr2py, whole genome shotgun sequence, a single genomic window includes:
- the LOC140142566 gene encoding cytochrome P450 2U1-like, which translates to MISLFLQYYSTSLIYIFTFKVVALTIYWWNRHRRGLSCLPPGPFAWPVLGSLASIAVKLYRSGLQLPVFLQRMGRQFGPIFAVNICGVNIIVLGDYATIKEAFQHPNLSNRPTINSIATEMLAGGIGAASGEIWKRQRNFTLATFRNLSRQASFESMIITECQELVKEISRHANDAFSPEIMFTKATANVICSFVFGRRYNYTDEEFQFLLKSIYRIEQQMRGIGTFIPIFRYLPTRGKLQLGKDLTALLQFMDNIIEEHKVTFDPENLQDYIDIFMKEMQSSGDGLLTNRNLRGTITLLFFAGVESTSNQMRWAIYCMLRYPDVQIAVQAELNNVIGRERMPIMSDKDSLPLTMATLLEIQRFGSTSRFAPLHVASCDAELCGYRIPKGSILLSNLWAVHHDPKIWNDTEEFKPERFLNRDGKVTRQAELIPFSIGRRICPGESMAKIQIFIFFTHLLHRFTLIYPDGADPLRSVDGAKPIPDFLATANLRS; encoded by the exons ttcaaagtggtTGCATTAACAATATATTGGTGGAATAGGCATCGACGAGGACTAAGTTGTCTACCTCCTGGCCCATTTGCATGGCCTGTACTTGGATCACTGGCGTCTATTGCTGTCAAGTTATACCGCTCTGGTCTGCAACTACCGGTTTTTCTCCAACGAATGGGTCGTCAGTTTGGTCCGATTTTCGCAGTAAATATATGCGGTGTTAATATTATTGTGTTAGGGGATTATGCTACGATTAAAGAGGCCTTTCAGCATCCAAACTTGAGTAACCGACCAACGATTAACTCTATTGCCACAGAAATGTTAGCAGGTG GTATTGGCGCCGCGTCAGGAGAAATTTGGAAGCGACAACGTAACTTTACACTTGCTACATTTCGTAATCTTAGTCGCCAAGCTTCTTTTGAGTCTATGATAATCACCGAATGTCAGGAACTCGTCAAGGAAATCTCTCGTCATGCCAATGATGCCTTCAGTCCCGAGATAATGTTTACAAAAGCAACAGCTAATGTGATTTGCTCGTTTGTATTTGGAAGGCGCTACAATTATACGGATGAGGAGTTTCAATTTTTACTGAAATCTATCTACAGGATTGAACAACAAATGCGAGGAATAGGTACTTTTATACCAATTTTCCGATATTTACCCACCAGAGGAAAGCTCCAATTAGGTAAAGACCTAACAGCACTATTACAATTCATGGATAATATAATCGAGGAACACAAAGTTACTTTCGACCCAGAAAATCTTCAAGATTACATCGATATATTTATGAAAGAAATGCAATCTTCTGGAGATGGTTTACTTACTAATAGGAACCTTCGAGGGACAATTACTCTTCTATTCTTTGCAGGTGTTGAATCAACGTCAAACCAAATGAGATGGGCTATTTACTGTATGCTAAGATACCCGGATGTACAAATTGCCGTGCAAGCAGAATTAAACAATGTTATTGGTCGCGAACGCATGCCTATCATGTCAGACAAGGACTCTCTTCCGCTCACCATGGCCACTCTTCTAGAGATCCAAAGATTCGGAAGTACCTCACGATTTGCACCCTTGCACGTAGCATCTTGTGATGCTGAATTATGTGGGTATCGTATACCTAAAGGATCTATATTGTTGTCTAACCTATGGGCCGTGCATCATGATCCCAAAATATGGAATGATACAGAAGAATTCAAACCAGAAAGATTTCTAAATCGAGATGGGAAAGTAACACGACAAGCGGAGTTGATTCCATTTAGCATTG GTCGTCGAATATGTCCAGGAGAGTCCATGGCCAAGATACAAATCTTCATCTTCTTTACCCATCTACTACATCGATTTACTCTCATCTATCCCGATGGGGCCGACCCGTTACGAAGCGTCGATGGGGCAAAACCCATACCAGATTTTCTGGCTACGGCAAATCTTCGCTCCTGA